In Dryobates pubescens isolate bDryPub1 chromosome 26, bDryPub1.pri, whole genome shotgun sequence, a single window of DNA contains:
- the GID8 gene encoding glucose-induced degradation protein 8 homolog gives MSYAEKPDEITKDEWMEKLNNLHIQRADMNRLIMNYLVTEGFKEAAEKFRMESGIEPSVDLETLDERIKIREMILKGQIQEAIALINSLHPELLDTNRYLYFHLQQQHLIELIRQRETEAALEFAQTQLAEQGEESRECLTEMERTLALLAFDNPEESPFGDLLNMMQRQKVWSEVNQAVLDYENRESTPKLAKLLKLLLWAQNELDQKKVKYPKMTDLSKGTIEEPK, from the exons ATGAGTTATGCAGAAAAACCTGATGAAATCACGAAAGATGAATGGATGGAGAAACTTAATAACTTGCATATCCAGAGAGCAGACATGAATCGCCTTATCATGAACTACCTTGTTACAG AGGGCTTTAAGGAAGCAGCCGAGAAATTTCGGATGGAGTCTGGAATTGAACCCAGCGTTGACTTAGAGACTCTGgatgaaagaataaaaatcagAGAGATGATATTGAAAGGGCAGATTCAAGAAGCCATTGCATTAATAAACAGCCTCCATCCAGAGCTGCTAGACACAAACAGATACCTTTACTTCCATTTGCAG CAGCAGCATTTGATCGAGCTGATTCGGCAGCGCGAGACAGAAGCGGCTCTGGAGTTCGCTCAGACCCAATTAGCGGAGCAAGGCGAGGAGAGCAGGGAGTGCCTGACAGAAATGGAGCGCACGCTGGCTCTGCTCGCCTTTGATAATCCTGAAGAATCCCCCTTTGGAGACTTGCTTAACATGATGCAGAGGCAGAAG GTATGGAGTGAGGTTAATCAAGCTGTTCTAGACTATGAAAATCGTGAATCAACACCCAAGCTGGCAAAATTACTGAAACTACTACTGTGGGCTCAGAACGAGCTGGACCAGAAGAAAGTGAAATACCCCAAAATGACAGACCTCAGCAAGGGGACGATTGAAGAGCCCAAGTAA